The following nucleotide sequence is from Candidatus Methylomirabilota bacterium.
GGACGCACTTCTTCACCGACGAGGGCGTGGTCCGCGCCGTCGACGACATCGACTTCCACATCGACCGGGGCGAGACGCTGGGCATGGTCGGCGAGTCGGGCTGCGGCAAGAGCGTGACGGCGCTGTCCATCATGCGCCTGATCGCCCAGCCGCCGGGCCGCATCGTGAGCGGCCAGATCCTCTACAACGGGCGCGATCTCCTCGGCCTCCCGCCCCGGGAGATGCGGAAGATCCGGGGCAAGGAGATCTCGATGATCTTCCAGGAGCCGATGACCTCGCTCAACCCGGTCTTCACCGTGGGCGAGCAGATCGCCGAGGCCCTCCGGCTCCACGAGGGGCTGAACCGCCGCGAGGCGATGAACCGCGCGGTCGAGATGCTGCGCCTCGTGCACATGCCGAACCCCGACCGCCGGGCGCGCGAGTACCCGCACCAGCTCTCGGGCGGCATGCGCCAGCGCGTGATGATCGCCATGGCGCTGTCGTGCAACCCCAAACTGCTGATCGCGGACGAGCCCACGACGGCGCTCGACGTCACCATCCAGGCCCAGATCCTGGAGCTCCTCAACGAACTGAAGGTGAAGTTCAACATGGCGGTGATGCTGATCACCCACGACATGGGCGTCATCGCGGAGACGGCGCAGCGCGTGGTCGTCATGTACGCCGCCCAGGTGGTCGAGGAGGCGCCGGTGGTGGAGCTGTTCAAGGAGCCGCTCCACCCCTACACCCAGGGCCTGCTCCGCTCGATTCCGCGCATCGACCTGGCGGCGACGGAGAGGCGCAAGCTCGACACGATCCCGGGCACGGTGCCCACGCTGCGCGGGGAGGTCAAGCCTGGCTGCCGCTTCGCGCCGCGCTGCGCCTTCGCCAAGCCGATGCACTTCGAGAACACGCCGCCGCTCAAGGAAGTCCGGCCCGGCCACAAGGTGGCCTGCTTCCTCTACTGAGGCCCGCGATGCCACAAGCGCTGCTCCGAGTGAAGAACCTCAAGAAGTACTTCCCGATCCGCGGCGGGCTCTTCTCGCGCGAGGTGGCGCGAGTGCACGCGGTGGACGACGTGTCGTTCGAGATCATGGCCGGGGAGACGCTCGGCCTGGTCGGCGAGTCCGGGTGCGGCAAGTCCACCACCGGCCGGACGATCCTGCGCCTCATCGAGGCCACCTCGGGCGAGGTGTGGTTTCAGGACAAGAACGTGACCACGCTGGACAAGCGGTCGCTGCGGGCGCTCCGGAAGGAGATGCAGATCATCTTCCAGGACCCGTACGCCTCGCTGAACCCGCGCATGACGGTGGGCTCGATCATCGGCGAGGCCCTCATCATCCATAAGCTGGCCCCGAACCGGAAGCAGCGCGAGGAGCGGGTCGTGCACCTGCTGGAAACGGTCGGGCTGTCCGCCGAGCACCTCCGGCGATACCCTCACGAGTTCTCGGGGGGACAGCGGCAGCGGATCGGGATCGCGCGGGCGCTGGCGGTGAGCCCGAAGCTCATCGTGGCCGACGAACCGGTGTCGGCGCTGGACGTGTCCATCCAGGCCCAGATCATCAATTTGTTGGAGGAGCTCCAGGCGAAGTTCGGCCTCACCTACCTGTTCATCGCCCACGACCTCTCGGTCGTCGAGCACATCTCGACGCGGGTGGCCGTCATGTATCTCGGCAAGATCGTCGAGATCGCGCCGGCCAAGGAGCTCTACACCAACCCCAAGCACCCGTACACGGAGGCGCTGCTCTCGGCCGTGCCCATCCCCGACCCCACGGTCAAGCGCAAGCGCATCATCCTGGAGGGCGACGTGCCCAGCCCCGTCAACCCACCCTCGGGATGCCGCTTCCACACCCGCTGCCCGATCCGGGTGCCGTCCTGCTCGGTGAACGACCAGGTTCTCAAGCAGATCTCACCGGGGCACTGGGTCGCCTGCCAGGTGCGCACGGGCG
It contains:
- a CDS encoding ABC transporter ATP-binding protein, with the protein product THFFTDEGVVRAVDDIDFHIDRGETLGMVGESGCGKSVTALSIMRLIAQPPGRIVSGQILYNGRDLLGLPPREMRKIRGKEISMIFQEPMTSLNPVFTVGEQIAEALRLHEGLNRREAMNRAVEMLRLVHMPNPDRRAREYPHQLSGGMRQRVMIAMALSCNPKLLIADEPTTALDVTIQAQILELLNELKVKFNMAVMLITHDMGVIAETAQRVVVMYAAQVVEEAPVVELFKEPLHPYTQGLLRSIPRIDLAATERRKLDTIPGTVPTLRGEVKPGCRFAPRCAFAKPMHFENTPPLKEVRPGHKVACFLY
- a CDS encoding dipeptide ABC transporter ATP-binding protein, producing MPQALLRVKNLKKYFPIRGGLFSREVARVHAVDDVSFEIMAGETLGLVGESGCGKSTTGRTILRLIEATSGEVWFQDKNVTTLDKRSLRALRKEMQIIFQDPYASLNPRMTVGSIIGEALIIHKLAPNRKQREERVVHLLETVGLSAEHLRRYPHEFSGGQRQRIGIARALAVSPKLIVADEPVSALDVSIQAQIINLLEELQAKFGLTYLFIAHDLSVVEHISTRVAVMYLGKIVEIAPAKELYTNPKHPYTEALLSAVPIPDPTVKRKRIILEGDVPSPVNPPSGCRFHTRCPIRVPSCSVNDQVLKQISPGHWVACQVRTGVATA